A window of the Macadamia integrifolia cultivar HAES 741 unplaced genomic scaffold, SCU_Mint_v3 scaffold960, whole genome shotgun sequence genome harbors these coding sequences:
- the LOC122070650 gene encoding uncharacterized protein LOC122070650 yields the protein MEFFKALSEEAPLNEQCFDIPDIQRCPFLRNISESTSFSFSSSSFPFPRRRAKGPIFEDGPNFDMAFRLFHGKEGVVPLSGRSYSHSKNMEMDPELAPQFNPLAAKAATISLSAFGPGGPFSFDFFSEKWKNQKRKSKSSDKGKPASEAQGSDSKHESLGNEWLETGNCPIAKSYRAVSRVLPIVAKALQPPPGMKYRCPPAVVAARVALARTALAKTLRPQALPTKILVIGVLGMAANVPLGIWREHTRKFSPSWFVAVHAAVPFIAMLRKSILMPKTAMAFTVAASVLGQVIGSRAERIRLKKIAERKELEAGAETKGAICEPSPGEVGELTAGRCGGKKIMSDPLLFKPAGISPANVCF from the exons ATGGAGTTCTTTAAAGCTTTAAGTGAAGAGGCACCATTGAATGAGCAATGCTTTGATATTCCTGATATTCAGAGATGCCCATTCCTGCGAAACATTAGTGAATCTACAAGTTTTTCCTTCTCCTCATCGAGTTTCCCCTTTCCT AGACGGAGAGCCAAAGGTCCAATTTTTGAAGATGGTCCTAACTTTGATATGGCATTTAGGCTTTTTCATGGGAAAGAAGGTGTAGTCCCACTCTCTGGGAGGTCATATTCTCATTCCAAGAATATGGAGATGGATCCTGAGCTTGCACCCCAGTTTAATCCCTTAGCAGCCAAAGCAGCGACTATCAGTCTCTCAGCATTTGGGCCTGGAGGGCCATTCAGCTTTGATTTCTTTTCTGAGAAATGGAAGAACCAGAAAAGGAAATCCAAATCATCCGACAAGGGGAAACCTGCTTCGGAAGCACAG GGCAGTGACTCAAAGCATGAATCACTGGGCAATGAATGGCTCGAGACTGGAAACTGCCCAATTGCCAAGTCTTACAGAGCTGTGAGCCGTGTTCTACCAATTGTTGCAAAAGCTCTTCAACCTCCTCCAGGCATGAAATATAGGTGCCCACCTGCAGTGGTTGCAGCCCGAGTTGCCTTGGCCCGTACAGCTCTTGCAAAGACCCTCCGTCCCCAGGCTTTACCAACAAAGATACTTGTGATTGGTGTATTGGGCATGGCAGCTAATGTACCACTTGGTATATGGAGGGAACACACCCGTAAATTCTCGCCGTCATGGTTTGTGGCAGTGCATGCGGCTGTGCCATTCATAGCCATGCTTAGGAAGTCCATTCTAATGCCCAAGACAGCCATGGCTTTTACTGTTGCAGCCTCGGTCCTAGGTCAGGTTATAGGTTCCAGAGCTGAACGAATCCGCCTGAAGAAAATAGCTGAGAGGAAAGAGTTGGAAGCAGGAGCAGAAACTAAAGGTGCCATTTGTGAGCCTAGTCCAGGTGAGGTAGGTGAGCTCACTGCTGGACGTTGTGGTGGGAAGAAAATTATGTCGGACCCTCTTCTATTTAAGCCAGCTGGTATTTCCCCAGCTAatgtttgtttttaa